The following are from one region of the Oreochromis aureus strain Israel breed Guangdong linkage group 1, ZZ_aureus, whole genome shotgun sequence genome:
- the ddx28 gene encoding probable ATP-dependent RNA helicase DDX28 — MQAVKVAHLALVASRALGSRRLCCCELFKASACLRSLGQSRFCQTGAETAVIRIPRYLQRRVENVKEIRSKSKINTIKAGKLLIQSKNPALNQSAGYILGKFEQPSLCSKGWKHSKSFGDYFSINNVKAVAPYVAENWNEDGGQKPLATFNNLHICKELVETLETLSIKHPTTVQLQTIPKVMRGHNVLCAAETGSGKTLSYLLPVIHRLQADKESESYSESAHKICTVVLVPSRELAEQVAAVSRTLCAPFGFVTRTVGGGRGVGHIKTVFRRDHPDILVATPGALVKALRRRCLDLSELRFFVVDEADTMFDPSFSDMLENILLHVNVASDPKETRGLGHKAQLLVVGATFPGGVGDVLSKVTDLGKIVIIRSKMLHFLMPHVKQTFLKVKGADKILELHQALKLLQQDRGGGALLVFCNKSSTVNWVGYSLEEMGVKHARLQGEMPAAVRAGIFRSFQKGSVDVLICTDIASRGLDTSRVRLVVNYDFPESHTDYIHRAGRVGRAGGVEDGEVLSFVTHPWDVELVQKIETAARRRLSLPGMESDIHEPKPITLNEME; from the coding sequence ATGCAGGCTGTGAAGGTCGCCCATCTGGCTTTGGTAGCGTCCAGAGCTCTCGGATCAAGAAGATTGTGTTGCTGTGAGCTTTTTAAAGCGTCGGCTTGCCTTCGGTCTCTCGGTCAGAGTCGCTTCTGTCAGACTGGAGCAGAGACCGCGGTCATTCGTATTCCTCGGTACCTGCAGAGACGCGTTGAAAACGTGAAGGAAATTCGAAGCAAAAGCAAGATCAACACCATCAAAGCTGGAAAGCTCCTCATCCAGAGCAAGAACCCAGCTCTGAACCAGTCTGCCGGATACATACTGGGAAAATTCGAGCAGCCTTCTCTTTGCTCCAAAGGATGGAAACATAGCAAATCATTCGGTGACTATTTCAGCATCAACAACGTCAAGGCTGTTGCACCTTATGTTGCTGAAAACTGGAATGAGGACGGTGGACAGAAGCCGCTAGCCACTTTTAATAATCTCCACATCTGCAAGGAGCTAGTGGAGACTTTAGAGACTCTCAGTATTAAACATCCCACCACTGTGCAGCTTCAGACCATCCCCAAAGTCATGAGAGGTCACAATGTACTCTGTGCTGCTGAGACTGGCAGTGGGAAGACGCTGAGTTATCTCCTACCTGTTATTCACAGACTGCAGGCTGATAAGGAGTCTGAAAGTTACTCTGAGAGTGCACACAAGATATGCACTGTGGTACTCGTGCCTTCAAGAGAGCTGGCGGAGCAAGTGGCAGCTGTGTCCAGGACTCTGTGTGCGCCATTTGGTTTCGTTACAAGGACCGTTGGAGGAGGACGAGGTGTGGGACACATCAAGACAGTCTTCAGGAGGGATCATCCGGATATTTTAGTGGCTACGCCAGGTGCTCTGGTCAAGGCCCTGCGGAGGCGTTGTCTGGATTTGAGTGAGCTGAGGTTCTTTGTGGTCGATGAGGCTGACACGATGTTCGACCCCAGCTTTTCTGACATGCTGGAGAACATCCTGCTCCACGTCAACGTTGCTAGTGATCCCAAGGAAACACGTGGCCTGGGTCACAAAGCACAGCTCCTCGTGGTTGGGGCAACTTTTCCAGGTGGTGTGGGCGACGTGCTCAGCAAGGTGACGGATCTTGGAAAAATAGTTATTATCAGGAGCAAGATGCTGCACTTTCTTATGCCCCATGTTAAACAGACATTCCTGAAGGTAAAAGGTGCAGACAAGATCCTAGAGCTCCACCAAgctctgaagctgctgcagcaaGACAGAGGTGGAGGCGCACTTCTGGTGTTCTGCAACAAATCTTCCACCGTCAACTGGGTTGGATACTCGCTTGAAGAGATGGGGGTAAAGCATGCACGTCTCCAAGGGGAGATGCCTGCTGCTGTGCGTGCCGGAATCTTCCGTTCCTTCCAGAAGGGCAGTGTAGACGTGCTAATATGCACAGACATTGCCTCACGTGGCCTGGACACATCCAGAGTGCGCTTGGTGGTCAACTATGACTTCCCAGAATCCCACACGGACTATATCCACCGGGCAGGCAGAGTAGGGAGAGCAGGTGGTGTAGAGGATGGGGAGGTGCTCAGCTTTGTCACCCATCCCTGGGATGTGGAGCTGGTGCAGAAGATTGAGACAGCTGCACGCAGGAGATTGAGCTTGCCAGGCATGGAGTCTGACATACATGAACCCAAGCCCATTACATTAAATGAAATGGAgtag